GATCGAGTCGATCGCGCCCTGGACCTCGTCGATGTCCTCCTCCGCGATCTCCGCGCCCAGTTCGTTGTCCGCGCCGACCCCGTGGCCCTTCACCCGGGACTGGCCGATGAGGACGCGCTGGTCCTCGGCGATGTGTTCGAGGCCCATGAGATCGGCCTTCGCCGTGTTGACGGCCGCCGCGGCCCGAACGATCTCGGAGCCCGTCCGCTTATCGTACTCCAAGAACTTGTCAACTACTTTACCCCCCGCCTGTCCGAATCCGATCATTGCGAGTTTCATCGTGTGCTCCCTCCGCGTTTGAAATGAACAGAGCGTGATCTCGTATATAAGCCTTCGGTTGGCGTTACCAGCGTTGAGATTAGGGCAGTTGACACGTTCGATCTCCGGCTCATCGGATCCCGAGGTGTTCGCCCAGCGTCGTCAGGTCCGCCGGGTCGGCGTTGAACGCGCCGACGTCGTTGTCGGCGGTCGTGTTGTCGAACTTCAGCGATCGGTACTGGTCCGCCCCCATCGGGAACCCGGGGACCGCGCCGAGGACGGAGAGCCCGATCTTCGCCAGCGGCATGGGGAGGGGAACGATCGTGACCCCCTTCTTCTCCGCCTCGTAGACGAGGTCCGTCACCTGCCGGAGGGTGAGCACCTCCGGGCCGCCGATCTCGTAGGTCTCGCCGGCGTGCTCGTCGTCCGTCACCGCGGCGGCGATCATCGGGACGAGGTCCTCGACGTGGACCGGCTGGAACCGCGTCTTGCCGCCGCCGGGCAGCGGGTACAGCGGGACGCCCGGCGCGAACATCCCCTTCAGCCGCTTGGTGAACGAGACGAACTCCCCGCCCTCACCGAAGACGACGGACGGCCGGAAGATGGTCCAATCGAGGTCGCTCTCGCGGACGATCGTCTCCGCCTCGCCCTTCGCACGGATGTAGGCGGTGTCGCCGTTCGGGTCCGCGCCGAGCGCGCTCAGCTGGACGAACCCCTCGACGCCGCCCGCCTCGGCCGCGCGGACGAGGTTCTCGGTCCCGCCGCGGTGGATCCGGTCGTGCATGCGGTTGCCGCCGTCGGGCTCGAACAGCGGCGAGAGCGCGACCAGGTTCACGACCGCGTCGTGCCCCTCGACGGCCGACTCGATAGAGCCGTAGTCGGTCACGTCGCCGGTGACGCCGGTGACGCCTTCCGGCGTCTCCTCGGGCGAGCGGGAGAGCGCGGTCACCGCGTGACCGTCGGCGGCGAGCGCGCGACAGAGGTACGATCCGATAAAGCCGGTCCCGCCGGCTACCAACACTTTCATGCGATCCGCATCGCGCGGAAGGCCCCTAAACCTACCGCGGCGTCTGACGTTCGCGAGATCCGACGAGTCGGCGGCCGGCGCCGACGCGAGCGGCCGGAATCACTCCTCCTCGGGAAGCGGGACCGTCAGCACCGGCACGGGAGCCGTCCGGAGCGTGCGCTCTGCGACGCTCCCCAGCAGATACTTCCCCACCCCCGTCCGGCCGTGTGTCCCCATCACCACGAGGTCGACGCCGGGGTCGCCGACGTACGCCCGGATTCCGCTGGCGGCCGAGGCGGCGACTTCGACGGCCCCGACCGACTCCAGTCCGGCGGCCTCGACGCGCTCGACGCCCGCCGCGACCGCGGCCTCGGCCTCCTCGGAGAGGGCGTCGACGTGGTCTCCGACGCCGATGCCGCCGGTGTCGACGACCGAAAGGACGTGGACCGTCGCGCCCGCGCGCTTCGCCGTCGGGACCGCACGTTCGATCGCCGCGGCCGCGGTCGGACTCCCGTCGGTCGGGACCAGCACGTCCCCGTACGGGTACGGGACCGTCTCGTCGCCCGGCCGTAGCGCCAACACCGGCACCGGCGACCGCCGGACGACGCGCTCGGTGGTGCTGCCGACGACGCGTTCGACGCCCTGCCGCCCGCGCGTCGACATCGCGACGAGGTCGGCGTCGACCTCGTCGGCGTACGCGACGACCGTCTCGGGGACGCCGCCCTGTCGGACCGCCGTCTCCACGTCGACGCCGCGCTCGGCGGCGCGAGCGGCCGCCTCCTCGACGATCGACTCGCCCTCCTGCTCCAGCACGTCGACCACGTCGCCGCCGATCCGCGTCACGCTGTCGCGGGTCGTGTCCGCGACGTGGAGGACGTGGACCGTCGCGCCGTGGTCGGCGGCGACCGCGAGGACGTGCTCGAACGCCGCCGCGGCCGCGTCGCTGCCGTCGGTGGGGACGCAGATCCGGTCGAACATACCGGCACCGTCGCGGCGCCGGGTGAAAAACGCTCGCGTCGTCGCGGCCTCGGCGGGTCCGGTGCGCGCGAACGCGTCGCGGAGCCCCCCGAGCCCCGCCGCGACCCGGGTCGTTTATTCCTCGCGGCGGCGGA
The sequence above is a segment of the Halorubrum sp. 2020YC2 genome. Coding sequences within it:
- a CDS encoding complex I NDUFA9 subunit family protein, whose amino-acid sequence is MKVLVAGGTGFIGSYLCRALAADGHAVTALSRSPEETPEGVTGVTGDVTDYGSIESAVEGHDAVVNLVALSPLFEPDGGNRMHDRIHRGGTENLVRAAEAGGVEGFVQLSALGADPNGDTAYIRAKGEAETIVRESDLDWTIFRPSVVFGEGGEFVSFTKRLKGMFAPGVPLYPLPGGGKTRFQPVHVEDLVPMIAAAVTDDEHAGETYEIGGPEVLTLRQVTDLVYEAEKKGVTIVPLPMPLAKIGLSVLGAVPGFPMGADQYRSLKFDNTTADNDVGAFNADPADLTTLGEHLGIR
- a CDS encoding universal stress protein, which encodes MFDRICVPTDGSDAAAAAFEHVLAVAADHGATVHVLHVADTTRDSVTRIGGDVVDVLEQEGESIVEEAAARAAERGVDVETAVRQGGVPETVVAYADEVDADLVAMSTRGRQGVERVVGSTTERVVRRSPVPVLALRPGDETVPYPYGDVLVPTDGSPTAAAAIERAVPTAKRAGATVHVLSVVDTGGIGVGDHVDALSEEAEAAVAAGVERVEAAGLESVGAVEVAASAASGIRAYVGDPGVDLVVMGTHGRTGVGKYLLGSVAERTLRTAPVPVLTVPLPEEE